TGCATCGGAATTGTAGGGTTTGCCACAAATAGATGAAGTTTGTAAGATTTTATCACTGGTTCTACTTGTTGCCAGAACAGATAGTTGGAATCATCAAGCTTTTTTGAGATTGAGGGAAAGGATTGATGCAAATGATGAGAAAAGGAGGGCGCAGAAGAATTATTTTCTGCCATTGATGAAGCTTTGGATCAAAACTAAGCTCTGGATACCATATTAGAGTTTGAGATATGTTTGAGAGAAAAGAGGAGCAAAAGATTTGagtgaaaattaattatcattgcTCACTCAATAAGATAGCACATTTGTCTCTAGATAGATAGTTACACTGTTGTTAGCATCTCAACTAACTCTAACAAACTAACCAAAAATAAACAGTTAAGCTaactctaactaactaactgcaGTTGAACTAATTGCATACTTGACTGACTGTATATTTATCTCTAATATATAGTAAGATTGATGACTTTTCTagtaactaatttaaaattcatactTATAgtgatttttagtttctaattagttcacattataaaaaaaattatactgataatggatgaaaattaaacttaaaaacaaaatatttcagtaAAGCCAGAGTCACTCTACTAAGAAATCTCTAAATAAGGCAAACAAAAGATTATTAATATTGATTATTGAAAGTTTAGAGTGATCCACAAAGGAACAttttttcatgcattgcatatttcatttcattaacTCCTAAACCCAAACAAACACAGTCTAATGCCTAAACATCAAATtccagaaaaatcaaatcaagCGAGTTACCTTTCTGAACACCAGGACAGGCATCTTCCCCTTCGAAAACAACAGGCACATCCACCTTCAATTTCATTCCATCCTCAGCCCAAACAAACACCAAATTCAAAATCTTCCCACTCTCTTCATCCCTATGAATCTACATAACCGAAAACCACAACTCAATAacttaaatcatatataaaaaatgtttaattattcaGACAATCCCTATAGTTGTACAAACTTTATCTTCTATAGTTTCCTATACTTAAAAATCATCCGTTTTAATCTCCACACAGaatttttaatctatattaGTATCTACacatatatcatttttatccCTTTTAGTCTCACACCACACATACAATTTTTAAATCCATTTTAGTacgtatacatatatatttttatccctTTTAGTTACTATCGTCTAAATtcataaggactaaaatgaaataaaaatggcATGTATAAACTAGATGATTTTTAAGTATAACAACCAAATCTGTACAACGGGCCAAACGAgtaaataaatcattattaaaagaaatgaagaaaaggGAAAACCTTGATAGGTAAAACGGTTCCCGATTCGAGCAAATGCGAGGATCCGGAACCGGCGCGGATCTGGAGAGGGAAGCGCGTGGAACAGAAGAAAGGCGCGTCGGCGGAGTCGAGAATGGCCTTAATCTGCTTCTTCTCGACGGTGAGCAAGTGCTTCTTCGATTCCGAACGCGCGTCGGGGTTTTTTTCCAGAAGGTTCTGGAGGAAAACGACGCAAGGTATTCGACCTTGCGTTCGGTCTCTCGCCGAGACTTTGCTGCCGCTGCACTCCCTTGGGATGGCTTGGATCGTGTGATAAGTGCTGCGCTGGAATCCCGACAAGGAACCACGGCCCGCCGCCACCGTTCGAAGGTGGCCGGCGGCGGAGCGCCACCACTGCGCCGCCATGATTGTTTTAGCCTGTCCCTCCCTGTAACGCGAAGTGGGGGTTTTGAGGTTAGGGGTTTTAGGTTCTGGTCTGGACCTGATTGGTGGacttttattttaacttgtGGATTAAATGGATCTGGGCCTTAGTTTCGTTTAGGACCaccgtaagttttttttttaacttttttttagggTCAGGTGACATTGAGTGTGTGAGGCACGGTTTTTGATAACTGAATTTGGACAAAAATCCCGGGAGCACACAAGTAACACGGGGAAAACATAATCAGATAAACATATTAACTAATTGATTATGGAAATTTGGATTAGATTTTACCgttatttcttttgttgtaCCTCGCCATGAGATGAAGACGTGAAAGGAGTCGACTATTTTTTGTTATAGATTTTACAACGGCCTATTTTAGACATTTGGTCCCGAATTATAGAAAGGATcttgaaaaatatgaaagatttcCCTCTAAGTTGTCTAGAGGACTTTCAACTTctcacaaaattataaattctataTGTATCTAtgacttatttaaaatattgtattttacaTATATTCCATGTGATTGAGGCCTCGAATTTCCAAAATAGTATAAAATGCTTCAAATCATCgttatttaaatgaaatatattttataaaaaaaaatttaattatctatttaatttatatagtttccaaacttattcatttttgtctctatagttaatgaattttttaatctatgaagtttatattttaattcctaaaagGTTATTttcattacaattttttaaccctgttagttaaaaaatttcaacagcaaggaccttttaaaaattaaaatgtaaattttatgtACTAAAAAATCTACTTATCAAATTTTAGGTACTAAAAAAtccatttattaattataaagattaaaagagataaatttagaaattatatGGCCTAAATAGGTAATtaaacctttaaaaaaattgaagcatttaaaattatttattgataccaataacaaatagtttatttaacttcttttattattaaaatttgttaagcaACCTCTAATCTATTTGTTCTGCCCTCTTACTCtttgtttaattattcattaattttatttctattttaataaatattatcgtaaatattgtttttattttgcctatttatttaatttaatttcctttATCTTCTTTCACTAACACTTCACAAAGTATTGGGACTATACCTAAGTCTGTGCAAGGTTGAAGATTAGTAGGAGTCTCATCGAGGGCTTTATTATTGATTTGTCATTGCTTGATTCAGCACTCAAATTAGTATTAGTTgggtggattttttttttggtctgcATTAGTTTGGTGGATTCGTTATATATACTGAGAGGGTTTATCCCTACTTGTGGTCAATTCACAAAATCCTAATCCAGGCTGTGATGGCCTTTAAAActtgttttttgaattttttttttctatcgaACGATTATCAAATCCTAAGCAAAGGTGATCATCGAAGGTAGTGCTTGAcgaaaatttgtttttgttttaaagttaagaAGTTCCAGAAGAACAACGTAACTTAGTTGAATGGAATTGATTATTTTCTAGCAATGAATTAAGACATGGAAATACAATCATGCAAGCTATTAATcaacaaagtattttttttcaaaacttcatGCAATGCTCATGGAAAAAATAATCATGTGCGTACTTTGTATTCTATTATGAATTATGtaacaattgattttttttctaataatttaaatatgtagTTGCATTGAATGTAATTGTTcaatattttgattatgttATTCCTATTACTTTATTTGTTAGATTATTTAagtgattatttaaatatcaattattGATTTCTAAATATAAGTTAAGTTTGGGAAAGAGATGTCATATATTCTTTGTGCACCAGACAAATGAAATTTTCCAAATTAAATATCATGCTTGTAGGTCACGTGGGTACATATACTAGtttgtatatataaacaataCATAATTACTAAAAGTTACTTTCGTATATGGAAAGAACCACCTTGatcttaacataaaaaaatattcaaaagccTGTCTCAATTCTCATGTTCAAAATCTTCATCTCAAAGTAATGGCTCTTGTATGGTACTTATATGCGTTCGTTTAAGAGAATAAAATGTATAATATTAGAGTGTGTTCTTAtgcttttttataatatttataatatacatGTCAAAGTGGTGTTTCTCATGTGATCCAATGTGAGAGGTACTTTTTTTCCTAATGGGATCAAAGTATCAAAACTCAACATcacacttattttttctttcttgatctTCATCTTCTTGACCAAAACTTAGCGTCGCACTGATGCACAGTTCACTCGTCTCACTTTCTTGTGTCTCCTCACGCTCATATTTGAACACTTCACTTGAAGACTCTTTCTAGTGGATATGATCATGAGTGAGATGCGTTTGGGTGGTAGCGGTGTGGCAACACACACGGAGAAAAGAGGGGATGAGTGGTGGTGGCCGCAGGTTTAGGGAGGAGGTGGTGATCACACATTGGTAGTAGTGCGTTAAGTAATTGCCAAGTTCTAAACCCgagtgaagcattgggcttaatAACATATATTTGGGTCAATATATTTGGGTCAATATGTTTGGTTTTCACAATTGCTATATCTATTCCCTTTCTTTCCTTATCTACTatccttttcaatttattttccaaaaatattctctttcaaaaaatacaaTCCCATGATAGTTCTAGAAAAATCATCAACCCCTAGCTTGTAAAACAAATCCGCATTCGACGCATTTGAAACCAAAGTTTTCAAAACCAAagtcttcttcttttcttgggATTCATAAGAGTCGTTCAAGTAATAACCTAAGATTCTTGAAATGGTAAAGCTTTGTTCCAACACGTCAACGTACCAACGCACCCACAAACTAAGTTCGAGTGATTCCAAGTATAAGTCGTCATGGAAGGTGGAGAGGTTCAAGAAATTATGGCCATCATAGGAAGGGTAATAAAGTGTTGGTCTTTCAATATGAAAGGTTCTTTTACGATGACATTGTGGAGCGTGTAGAGGCATTTGAGTGCTACGATGGCGATGCATGTGGTGTGGAAGCAGTCCATGAGTGCATTGATGGCGGCGGTGGGAGCCATGCCCGACCGCGACGATGATGGAGATTGTTTCCTCAGAGGGCGACATGGCGAGGGCATGCATGGATCTTGCCCTGAGCCAAGAAAACCCCTACATAGAAAAAAGAGTTTCCATTAGCGTAATCTTGGGTGGTGTTGactgttagaaaataaaaataaaataaaataaataaatgagaagaaaatgcaaagtcttaaactaaataacaaaacaacaGTAGCAAAATAACTTCAGAACATGAATCAACAATGCACTATATCATAAGCATAAAGGAAAATAATTCAAGGGAGAAATTTTGTtagcctgggttgaagcgcgcaaacgctatccttagagagaaaatgcCCCCACTACACTggtaggaaaatttgattgcgCTCTTCTCCCAAGATACAACCTGTTGGTTCCGATTGTGTGCATCGAAAGGATCCCCAAACCTTctgaacaccaatgctcttgctctcaaaaatattttttttataagaaaggaaaagacaaaatttagagagaaagaaagtaaattgtttattatgCTTGTGTGTTTTCTAGAGAGGaggaaacatatatatataggcatggACCCCCTCATGCAACAACAAAAATCTGAACCTTGGAAACCAACTTACAAATATCAAAACAAATGTAACAATTACGTAACAAATTGCATTGACCCATTAAAGCAAAATCTTAGAAAAGATAGGAAATCTAATTTTACGTAACAGATTCTAaaacaaatagtttattttataaaaacaaaattaatatgagtaacatatttttataaattttaaattataaaacaaatattatttttttaaaaataatttgtatagaaACGTAAAAGAAAGAacatgtgatattgtatttcggtataaggaaccttccgggtttgagctttatacctagtgtttatgaacttccGCCCAAGAAAAATATAGTGACTTAATTGTCTTGAACCACACATTCTTTAACCGGACTTTAGTACATAACCCCTACAATATTGGCGTTTATTTAGGTTCTAATCAGTGGTAGCGCGTTACATGGCCTTGCGCATGTATCTTGTTTCCTGAGTGTCACTTAGAGATTAGCCCATATCTCACAGTGGCGGCCCCACCACCAAACTCACTAGGTGAATCTTTAAAGAGTGGTTTGTGACCCccacccctacaataattgtcatcggattcattaagaggtatttttttataccaaaaatacatatatataaatacctcaactttaatattgccacaatttataatacacctcgtcataggaatgagaaacAGAACGTCTctgcaaaattttattttggtgtactttagtcaacaagcaatttcgttgttacccattgaactccattcatgggatcaccaatcacacggagacgggtgtccattgttgtaactaagTAATGGGTTCTAGTCTCATTCCCCTCGACGACTCAAGTACTTGTTGGCGCGTCAGCCCTTTTGTAAGCGGATCCACAATATTGTTttctgatatgacaaagtcaagagaaatgacaccatgagaaatcaaatttttgatagacttatgtctcactcttaagtgtcttcttttttcattaaaatttttgctAGTAACTTTAGATATAGCAACTTGATTATCACAATGCATTGGAATCAGAGGTATAGGCTTATTCAACAATGGCAAATCACTcacataacaaatttttaagaaactcaacctcactagtagcagtatctaaagcaataattttttctttcatggtAGAACAtgaaataatagtttgtttAGCAGATTTCCATGATACTGCACCACCAGCTAAAGTAAAGACATAACCACTTGTCGATTTTGTTTCATCGGAATCAGAATCCAATTTGCATCACTAAACCCCTCAATTATCGATTCTACAAAGCCTTCAGGTTGACTCATAtaaatttcttcttctaattcgCCATTTAAAAAGGCAATTTTTACATCTATTTgatgaatttctaaattaaaaacacaagcaAGTGCAATTAGAACCCTAATAGTAGTAACTTTAGAAACAACATAATATGTATCAAAGAAATCTACACCTATTTGTTTACAACCAATcacaacaagtcttgccttaaaTTTTTCTATAGACCCAtcagttcttaatttctttcaaaaaatccacttacaacatataattttacaaCTAGGGGGAATATCAGTAAAAAACCaagttttattagttttaagaGAACTATTTTCATCATTAATAACTTCTTTCCAAAAAGGTGCATCAATAGATCCCATGACCTCACCATAAGTTTTAGGATCATCTTCAAgtagaaaagaacaaaattcaGAACCTAAATCCTTAACTTTTTTTAGATCTTTTACTCCTCCTAGGTTCAAAAACAATGTCCTTATTAACATTACTACAAGATGATAAATTAGACCAAGAATTATCATAAACAAAtttagacaatttatttttcaaagaaaaaatattttcaaaaaagtgACATCTCTAGATTCCATAATAATATCATTAGAAATTACAGATACTTCTGAATTAACAACCACAAATCTATAAGTAGTACTATGCAAATGATatccaacaaaaacacaatcaacattttttggttaaattttccttttcttattaatagggaTGTTAACCTTTGCTAGACACTcccacactttaagatatttcagatttgattctttttttcttcatagcTCATAAGAGGTTTTTCcaaaaattttataaagtaCTCTATTAAGAATATGACATGTAGAATATAAAGGTTCACCCAAGTGTTTATCTTATTGCTTTGTGTGTTGTATTTTCacaatgtttattattatttttagcaaGGAGCTACATATATAGGGGCAACCACCAACGCGTAGCAACAAAATACTTGCAGCAATAACGtaataacagaaaataaaaatcaaacaaactttCTAACATTAAATACTTGTAACGTCCACAAAGGAAATTGACCAAATAAAAGATAACTTCCTAACATATAGGAATGGAAGTAGTGGAATACTTTTAGTTTTTCACAGAAACTAATTCTAAAagcattttatcttaaaaaaacataattgataaggaaaatatattttaattttaaacttcaaattataagaaaatacttTTCAGCAATCTcccactaatttaaaatttaaggaaatgaaataatataataaaaacatttttaatggaaCATAATGCATTGTGTTTTCACCTGTAAATTATTTAGGCTTACTAGTAAAAGACTTAATCATATCTATGACAAACATTTTGATAAGACAAAATACTACTGCAGAAAAGACTATACAAGAAGAAAGTAGATTTTTTTCTCTAAGACTGTTAGAAAATTAAGAcaaactaaaagaaataaaagagaacaaaatgCAAAGTCTTAAACTAAATAACAAACCAACAGTAGCAAAATAACTTCAGAAAATGAATCAACAATGCACTATATCATACAATAAGtataaaggaaaataattcAAGGGAGAAATTTTGTTAGCCTAGGTTGAAGCGCGCAAACgttatccttagagagaaaacactCTCACTGCACTGGTAAGAAAAtctgattgcgctcctctcccaagatacaATAATTCGTTGGTTTCGATTGTGTGCATCGAAAGGATCCTCAAACCTTCTGAACAGCCATACTCTTGCTCAAGAAAGCAAATTGTTTATTCTGCTTGTGTGTTTTCTAGAgaggagaaaaaatatatacatagatATAGACCTCCTTATGCAACAACAAAAATGTTGGAAACCAACTTACAAATatcaaaacaaacataacaagtATCTAACAAATTGCATTGACCCATTAAAGTAAAATcttagaaaaaatagaaaatctaATTCTACTTAATAgattctaaaacaaataatttattttataaaaataaaattaatatgaataacatatttttataaattttaaattataaaataaatatttagtaaacAACACTCTAGAGGGTCTCATTGAGGATATGGTCGAAGACCGGTGGCGAGGGGTGGTGAGCGATGTTAACTTTGCCGTAGAAGTAGATGGTCCACACCCAATACTCTGTGCCGTGATACAAGGGAATATTGTAGCAGTGCTTCTTGACTTGGCGCTTTGTGGATAACGCTGCGGCGATCATCGAGGCTATGAATGTGGGATTGGCATGGAAGAGAAGCGGTCAATGTGGATGAACTGATCAAGCTGGAGGTAGTGGGAAAAGAGGACAGGTCGGAGCTAGTGAGGGCAGGGACGATGCCAATGTCCTAGTTGAAGGGTGGGTGATTTTCTCGAAATTGTTAAGAGGggactatattttttaaaagagggcatttttagaaaataaattgaaaaaggaagtgaaTACCTAAAGAAAGGGAGTGGATATAGAAAgtctcttggttttttttttctagtaggCCAAAATGAGTCCTCATAAGGTCCAGaacaattttgtttatatttgaagTTAATAAATGCTTACTTTTCGAATCtgtatcaaattaataaataatatgaatggTTTTTGAAAATAGTTTCGTACCATACACACCTAGAAATCTTTCCATCACAATcagtatatataaacaaaataatgacAACAGGAAGAACAATATAGCAACATCAAAGAAGGGTTGCTTGTGGTAGTAGCGCTGAAAATTGAAGAAACTAGAATCGTCTCCTCATCCTCTCTCATTTTCATCACATTTCTCGTTCTCAGCCCTGAAAATTTCATTCTACACGCTGTAGCCTCGAATTTCACACCTCGGTAAGGTTCCTCTCAGTTCCAGCATTCTTAATCTCTCTATCGTCTTCTTCATTATTCATCCCTGCGTAAATGGTGTCGTATATATCCAGATCCACTGGTGCAACTTCCCATGAACCAAAGGAGAATGTTTCAAATCCGAAATATCATGATGCAATAACCTGGATTATTTTAATCACTCCTCTCATTTCTTAGATCCGAAATATCATCATTCATCATCGTTTATTGCTGTGGTTAATCAATTTACATGCATTATCGTTAATTTGATAACCTATAATTCCTGTTATCGATTGCTTATTTCCATAAACTTTCGTGATTTGATTTCTCTCATACGCAGTTGAGAATTTAAGATGAATTGAATAATCATCAATCGGATCGCCTATTTTAAGAAACAATTAATAACAATCATggcaattaatattattatcatcattatgAAATGGATAATCATTAATTACGAATCgacttgatttattttattcagtAAGTGAAGGGAGAGactgtggaagaagaagatgtCGTCGTCCTCGAATTCGCCGTGTGCGGGGTGCAAGCTCCTGCGGCGGAAGTGCACACAGGAGTGCGTGTTCGCGCCGTACTTTCCGCCGGACAACCCACAGCGGTTCGCGTGCGTGCACCGCGTGTTCGGCGCGAGCAACGTGTCAAAGCTGCTGAGCGAGCTCAGCGTGGCGCAGCGGGACGACGCCGTCAAGTCGCTGGCGTACGAGGCGGAGGCGTGTCTGCGCGACCCCGTCTACGGTTGCGTGGGCTTCATCTCGCTCCTGCAGCAGCACCTCCGTCAAATCCAGACGGAGCTCCACAACGCGAAGAAGGAGTTGGCAAGGTACCCTAGCCCCCAGGCCATGCAGGTTCTTTTAGCCAATCCAGGGATGTTGCAACATGGTGGTATTGTTGTGCCTCATTTACATCAACCAGTGTTCAACGCTCTGTCCAACCAGATGGTTGGACAGAACGTTGGACAGCAGGAGTTTCTAGAAACTCAGCAAATGTTTCTCGCAAATAGGGATCATCAACATCAgcagcaacagcaacaacaacatgtTATGCTTCGGAGCTACGAACAGCAAGAGTTTATGAAGTTTAATAATGGTGTGTTTGAGCCTAGTGTTGGTGGAGGGTTTGGGAACCAAGCGGAGGAGTTCTTGTCTCCTTCCTTGGCTCTTGGAAATTTCGAGAATGTTGAGTCTTACCAGATGCAACAGCAAGGGGAACAACATCATCCCATTGAGGCGCAGTTGCTCCTCTCGCCACAGCAAGAGTCACAAGGACAACATCAGCAACAACAGTGTGCAAGTGAGGATGGGAGGAATGTTGTTCCTGCTTGATTTCTCAATCAAGTAGCTATGATGTCCATTTCTCGCTTTCTTGCGTTTAACACTATTCAAAAAGGTACATGGTTTCTTCTATAGACTTGTAGTTTATATATCTCTCACGTTACCGTATAGGTTTGCATTTAACAagttctttctctccctctttataagtatgacaaagattacaTACAGTTCTATAGATGTGTGTGCAATTAATATATTCTTCAAttagaattgaaattttaattctaatcaTAATAGGACAACAATACATACAACTCCTACAAAATTATATGTAAGTTGTATCCTTTTTAACCATTGGTAAAAAATAACTTCATTAAAATTCTTAGATTTCTCTTATACTATATATGGCAACTAGCTCCCATATTTTAAATCGATCCCTTCTCCGTGttttaattttctccttttatgGCATTATATTACTAATCATATTAATAACTTAACATTTTATTCTACTTATCTCTTTCTATGTTTAAACCCCATTGGTGTACATCAATCTTTTTCGTactatttttacattttctttgcCTGCACTTTCCTTTCACACCTCAGTTTTTACGCCAAGGAGAATATATTCTGGCAAAG
This genomic interval from Glycine max cultivar Williams 82 chromosome 5, Glycine_max_v4.0, whole genome shotgun sequence contains the following:
- the LOC100802599 gene encoding uncharacterized protein isoform X1 — protein: MAAQWWRSAAGHLRTVAAGRGSLSGFQRSTYHTIQAIPRECSGSKVSARDRTQGRIPCVVFLQNLLEKNPDARSESKKHLLTVEKKQIKAILDSADAPFFCSTRFPLQIRAGSGSSHLLESGTVLPIKIHRDEESGKILNLVFVWAEDGMKLKVDVPVVFEGEDACPGVQKGIENPDYEIWEQQDHVLLTWLQSTLSKTILSLVLPCTHSYQVWEKILEYFHLQTRARAQQLRRELRRTMLDDKTMKEFLLRIKAICDSLNGVRDPVSHHEHVGIILEGLPTEYGPVIAVVESKFESPLIADAEALY
- the LOC100802599 gene encoding 50S ribosomal protein L25 isoform X2; its protein translation is MAAQWWRSAAGHLRTVAAGRGSLSGFQRSTYHTIQAIPRECSGSKVSARDRTQGRIPCVVFLQNLLEKNPDARSESKKHLLTVEKKQIKAILDSADAPFFCSTRFPLQIRAGSGSSHLLESGTVLPIKIHRDEESGKILNLVFVWAEDGMKLKVDVPVVFEGEDACPGVQKGGILNKIRPSLKFLCPSEHIPSKIVVDVSNLDIEDRIFMRDIEVHPSLKLLSKNESMPICKIVPTSLGNKEPIEA
- the LBD22 gene encoding LOB domain-containing protein 36, giving the protein MSSSSNSPCAGCKLLRRKCTQECVFAPYFPPDNPQRFACVHRVFGASNVSKLLSELSVAQRDDAVKSLAYEAEACLRDPVYGCVGFISLLQQHLRQIQTELHNAKKELARYPSPQAMQVLLANPGMLQHGGIVVPHLHQPVFNALSNQMVGQNVGQQEFLETQQMFLANRDHQHQQQQQQQHVMLRSYEQQEFMKFNNGVFEPSVGGGFGNQAEEFLSPSLALGNFENVESYQMQQQGEQHHPIEAQLLLSPQQESQGQHQQQQCASEDGRNVVPA